In Planktothrix sp. FACHB-1365, the genomic stretch TGACCAGGGTTAAAGTCAGTTGTTCAAAGGTGAGACCGCCATCAAGGACGATAATATCCACCCCAGAAGTAAAGTCAGTAATGGTATCGGGGCCAAATCCTGAAACCAGAACAAAGCGGTCACTGCCTTCGCCTCCAGTCAGGGTATCAGCACCGGAGGCCCCCACCAGGATATCGTTACCTTTACCTCCGGTGAGAATATCGTTGTCTTGGCCACCATCAAGGGTATCATCACCGTCATCACCCCAGAGTGCATCATTGCCCTCGTTGCCATCGAGCAGGTCGTTGTCCTCGCCTCCGTAAATCAGGTCATCCCCGGAGTTACCAGAGATTGTATCACTATCTCCGTTCCCAAAGAGGATATCGTCACCGTCGTTTCCTTCTATTAGGTCAGTTCCCAGGTTGCCGAAGATGATATCATCTTTATCACCACCTTTAATTAAGTCATTATTCTCACCTCCAAAGAGTTGATCCTTGCCATCGCCACCATCAATTAGGTCATCTCCTTCGTTACCATTAATCGAGTCATTGCCATCATTTCCAGCAATGGTATCGTTATCAAGGTTGCCAAACAAGTCATCATCATCATCGCCACCGTCGATTTGGTCGTTGTCTTTGCCACCCAAAGCTTTATCTTTGCCGTTGCCAGCATTGATATAGTCGTTACCTTGATTGCCGTTAATGTCGTCGTCACCCTCTCCGGTTTCAATGTTGTCGTTACCTTCTTTACCAAAGATTTGATCAGATTCGGCTGTACCTAAAATCTCCTCATTTCCATCATTGGAAACCTGGGATTGGGAGATATTGTTAGGTTTTAAGGCAGGAAATTCTATGGTTTTAATAGACTTACTAGGGTCATAAATATCACGACTGAGGTTGGGTGTTGGTGTCGGCGTGGGTTCCGGTGTTGGTGTCGGTGTGGGTTCCGGTGTGGGCGTTACCGTTGGTGTCGGTGTGGGCTCCGGTGTGGGTGTTACCGTTGGTTCCGGTGTGGGCGTTACCGTTGGTGTCGGTGTGGGTTCCGGTGTGGGTGTTACCGTTGGTTCCGGTGTGGGCGTTACCGTTGGTTCCGGTGTGGGTTCCGGTGTGGGCGTTACCGTTGGTTCCGGTGTTGGTGTTACCGTTGGTGTTACCGTTGGTTCCGGTGTGGGTTCCGGTGTGGGCGTTACCGTTGGTTCCGGTGTTGGTGTTACCGTTGGTGTTACCGTTGGTTCCGGTGTGGGCTCCGGTGTGGGTGTTACCGTTGGTGTCGGTGTGGGCTCCGGTGTTGGTGTTACCGTGGGTTCCGGTGTGGGCTCCGGTGTGGGTGTTACCGTTGGTGTCGGTGTGGGCGTTACCGTTGGTTCCGGTGTTGGTGTTACCGTTGGTGTTACCGTGGGTTCCGGTGTGGGCTCCGGTGTTGGTGTTACCGTTGGTGTCGGTGTGGGCTCCGGTGTTGGTGTTACCGTGGGTGTCGGTGTGGGTTCCGGCGTGGGTGTTACCGTCGGTGTTGGTGTCGGTGTTGGTATAATGCTCAACAGGAAACTATCGCTAATACTTGCCCCGCTTTTATCGGTAGCAGTAACATTAATAGTCAACGCATCAACATCACTGTTAGTCGGTGTTCCTGTAAATGCTCCGGTTGTGCTATTAAACGTTAACCAACTGGGTAAAGTTGTACCATCCGCTAAGGTAGCGCTATAGGTTAAACTATCTCCTGCATCAATATCGCTAAAGTTATTAACAATATTGAGATTAAAATTGCTATCTTCGTTAACGGTTTGGTTCCCGATAGCAGTCGCAGTTGGAGCATCGTTAATGTTATTAACTGTTAGTTGGAAACTATTTTCAACGGTGGCATTACTACTATCGGTTGCGATAACTTTAATGTCAAGATTTCCGACATCACTGTTAGTCGGTGTTCCGGTAAAGGTTCCCGTTGTGCTATTAAACGTTAACCAACTGGGTAAAGTTGTACCATCCGCTAAGGTGGCGCTATAGGTTAAACTATCTCCTGCATCAATATCGTTAAAGTTATTAGCAATATTGAGATTGAAATTGCTATCTTCGTTAACGGTTTGGTTCCCGATAGCAGTCGCAGTTGGAGCATCGTTAATGTTATTAACTGTTAGTTGGAAACTATTTTCAACGGTGGCATTACTACTATCGGTTGCGATAACTTTAATGTCAAGATTTCCGACATTACTGTTAGTCGGTGTTCCGGTAAATGTTCCGCTTGTGCTGTCGAAAGTTAACCAACTGGGTAAAGTTGTACCATCGGCTAAGGTGGCGGTATAGGTTAAACTATCTCCTGCATCAATATCGTTAAAGTTATTAGCAATATTCAGACTGAAATTGCTATCTTGGTTAACGGTTTGAGCCGTGATAGCAGTCGCAGTGGGAGCATCGTTAATATTAGTAACCACAGAAGTTGGACTACTATTAACAGTTTCTACTGTTCCTTGTCCGTCAGTATAACTAACTTTGAACTGTACCTTTTTCCCAACTTGTGTTTGAGATAAGGTCAAAGTATTATTAATCGCTCCACTAATATTAGTCCAGGTGAATCCATTATCGGATGAATCTTGCCATTGATAATTTAATGTTCCTAAACCATCCGCATCCGCTAAGGTATTGGTTGCCGTTAAAATTTGGTTTTGTGTTGCTGTACCCGTAATACTAACGGTTCCTGTGGGTAAGTCATTAACGTTAGTAACCACAGAAGTCGGACTACTATTAACAGTTTCTACTGTCCCTTGTCCGTCAGTATAACTAACTTTGAACTGTACCTTTTTCCCAACTATTGCTTGAGATAAGATGAAGGTATTATTAATCGCTCCACTAATATTAGTCCAGGTGACTCCATTATCGAATGAATCTTGCCATTGATAATTTAATGTTCCTAAACCATCCGCATCCACTAAGGTATTGGTTGCGGTTAAGATTTGGTTTTGTGTTGCTGTCCCTGTAATACTAACTGTTCCTGTGGGTAAGTCGTTAATATTAGCAACGGTAGCTGTGGGTGTACTATTAACAGTTTCTACTGTCCCTTGTCCGTCAGTATAACTAACTTTTGCCTGTACCTTTTTCCCAACTTGTGCTTGAGATAAGGTCAAAGTATTATTAATCGCTCCACTAATATTAGTCCAGGTGACTCCATTATCGAATGAATCTTGCCATTGATAATTTAATGTTCCTAAATCATCCGCATCCGCTAAGGTATTGGTTGCGGTTAAAATTTGGTTTTGTGTTGCTGTACCCGTAATACTAACGGTTCCTGTGGGTAAGTCATTAACGTTAGTAACCACAGAAGTTGGACTACTATTAACGGTTTCTGCTGTCCCTAATAGGTCAGTATAACTAACTTTGAACTGTACCTTTTTCCCAACTTGTGCTTGAGATAAGGTAAAAGTATTATTAGTCGCTCCACTAATGTTAGTCCAGGTGACTCCATTATCGGCTGAATCTTGCCATTGATAATTTAATGTTCCTAAACCATCCGCATCCGCTAAGGTATTAGTTGTTGCGGTTAAGGTTTGGTTTTGTGTTGCTGTCCCTGTAATACTAACATTACCTGTAGGAGCATCGTTAACGTTAGCAACAGTGAGTTGGAAACTGTTTTCAACAGTAGCATTACTACTATCTTTAGCTGTAACTTTGATAGCAATATTTCCGACATCACTGTTAGTCGGTATTCCGGTAAATGCTCCGCTTGTGCTGTCTAAAGTTAACCAACTGGGTAAAGTTGTACCATCAGCTAAGGTGGCGGTATAGGTTAGGGTGTCTCCATCAACATCGCTAAAATTATTAACAATATTGAGATTAAAATTGCTATCTTGGTTAACGGTTTGAGCCGTGATAGGAGTCGCAGTTGGAGCGTCGTTAACTGCCGTTAC encodes the following:
- a CDS encoding FG-GAP-like repeat-containing protein produces the protein MTSSFNFTENTNISLTGVSFSSVSTADFDKDGDIDILLTGEDSSYNPISKIYSNNGSGGFSQNTNVSLTGVKYSSVSTADFDKDGNIDILLTGQDSSYNPISKIYSNNGSGGFSENTNVSLSGVSYSSVTTADFDKDGNIDILLTGKDSSGNPISKIYSNNGSGGFSENTNVSLTGVAYSSVTTADFDSDGDIDILLTGQDSSYNRISKIYSNNGSGGFSENTNVSLSGVYHSSVSTADFDSDGDIDILLTGQNSLYQRISKIYSNNGSGEFSENTNVSLTDVGNSSVSTADFDKDSHIDILLTGQDSSYQRISKIYSNNGSGGFSENTNVSLTDVGYSSVSTADFDKNSHIDILLTGRDSSGNPISKIYNNIPTFTPPTLSSFTSPVDTTNEDTEVELTFAEFAAQGNEADSDGTVDAFVVKSVSSGTLKIGNDAASATAWVAGSNETIDATKKAYWTPDANVNGTVNALQVVAKDNDGLESPTPVTAQVTVTAVNDAPVLDNTNFTYSLTTINEDDSTSIGDVIKDIIPIGSIKENTNVSLTGVRNSSVTTADFDKDGDIDILLTGEDSSGNPISKIYSNNGSGGFSENTNVSLSGVSYSSVSTADFDKDGNIDILLTGWDSSFKPISKIYSNNGSGGFSENTNVSLSGVFESSVSTADFDSDGNIDILLTGWDSSFKPISKIYSNNGSGGFSENTNVSLSGVKYSSVTTADFDSDGNIDILLTGIDSSFKPISKIYSNNGSGGFSENTNVSLSGVKYSSVSTADFDSDGDTDILLTGWTGSNPISKIYSNNGSGGFSENTNVSLWGVYHSSVTTGDFDSDNYTDILLTGLTLSGFISQIYSNNGSGGFSENTNVSLTGVYESSVSTADFDSDGKIDILLTGNSNSGYISKIYNNLFPISDVDTTTLTKAVAITTADNNGTWQYSTNGTTWTNFPAVSNSNALLLDASNKVRFQPNTNYNGTIATALTFRAWDKSTGTVGSTANTSINGGTTAFSVNTATASITVTAVNDAPTATPITAQTVNQDSNFNLNIVNNFSDVDGDTLTYTATLADGTTLPSWLTLDSTSGAFTGIPTNSDVGNIAIKVTAKDSSNATVENSFQLTVANVNDAPTGNVSITGTATQNQTLTATTNTLADADGLGTLNYQWQDSADNGVTWTNISGATNNTFTLSQAQVGKKVQFKVSYTDLLGTAETVNSSPTSVVTNVNDLPTGTVSITGTATQNQILTATNTLADADDLGTLNYQWQDSFDNGVTWTNISGAINNTLTLSQAQVGKKVQAKVSYTDGQGTVETVNSTPTATVANINDLPTGTVSITGTATQNQILTATNTLVDADGLGTLNYQWQDSFDNGVTWTNISGAINNTFILSQAIVGKKVQFKVSYTDGQGTVETVNSSPTSVVTNVNDLPTGTVSITGTATQNQILTATNTLADADGLGTLNYQWQDSSDNGFTWTNISGAINNTLTLSQTQVGKKVQFKVSYTDGQGTVETVNSSPTSVVTNINDAPTATAITAQTVNQDSNFSLNIANNFNDIDAGDSLTYTATLADGTTLPSWLTFDSTSGTFTGTPTNSNVGNLDIKVIATDSSNATVENSFQLTVNNINDAPTATAIGNQTVNEDSNFNLNIANNFNDIDAGDSLTYSATLADGTTLPSWLTFNSTTGTFTGTPTNSDVGNLDIKVIATDSSNATVENSFQLTVNNINDAPTATAIGNQTVNEDSNFNLNIVNNFSDIDAGDSLTYSATLADGTTLPSWLTFNSTTGAFTGTPTNSDVDALTINVTATDKSGASISDSFLLSIIPTPTPTPTVTPTPEPTPTPTVTPTPEPTPTPTVTPTPEPTPEPTVTPTVTPTPEPTVTPTPTPTVTPTPEPTPEPTVTPTPEPTPTPTVTPTPEPTPEPTVTPTVTPTPEPTVTPTPEPTPEPTVTPTVTPTPEPTVTPTPEPTPEPTVTPTPEPTVTPTPEPTPTPTVTPTPEPTVTPTPEPTPTPTVTPTPEPTPTPTPEPTPTPTPNLSRDIYDPSKSIKTIEFPALKPNNISQSQVSNDGNEEILGTAESDQIFGKEGNDNIETGEGDDDINGNQGNDYINAGNGKDKALGGKDNDQIDGGDDDDDLFGNLDNDTIAGNDGNDSINGNEGDDLIDGGDGKDQLFGGENNDLIKGGDKDDIIFGNLGTDLIEGNDGDDILFGNGDSDTISGNSGDDLIYGGEDNDLLDGNEGNDALWGDDGDDTLDGGQDNDILTGGKGNDILVGASGADTLTGGEGSDRFVLVSGFGPDTITDFTSGVDIIVLDGGLTFEQLTLTLVNGSTQIQVNNQILATLNNVDPNLLTFDNFTTSIF